The following proteins are encoded in a genomic region of Triticum dicoccoides isolate Atlit2015 ecotype Zavitan chromosome 1B, WEW_v2.0, whole genome shotgun sequence:
- the LOC119322947 gene encoding metal tolerance protein 1-like: MDSHNSSTPHVPEVTMDISSASGAAGNKICRGAACDFSDVSNTSKDSKERSASMKKLLIAVILCVIFMAVEVVGGIKANSLAILTDAAHLLSDVAAFAISLFSLWAAGWEATPQQSYGFFRIEILGALVSIQLIWLLAGILVYEAIMRLINESGEVQGSLMFAVSAFGLFVNIIMAVLLGHDHGHGGHGHSHGHGHGHSHDHDHGNSEDDHSHHGDHEQGHVHHHEHSHGTSITVTTNHHSHSSTGQHQDVEQPLLKHDGDCESAQPGAKPAKKPRRNINVHSAYLHVIGDSIQSIGVMIGGALIWYKPEWKIIDLICTLIFSVIVLFTTIKMIRNILEVLMESTPREIDATRLESGLREMEGVIAVHELHIWAITVGKVLLACHVTITQDADADKMLDKVIGYIKAEYNISHVTIQIERE; the protein is encoded by the coding sequence ATGGACAGCCATAATTCATCTACGCCCCATGTTCCTGAAGTAACCATGGACATCTCATCCGCTTCTGGAGCAGCTGGGAACAAAATTTGCAGAGGTGCTGCTTGCGACTTTTCTGATGTCAGTAACACCTCCAAAGATTCAAAGGAAAGGTCTGCATCCATGAAGAAGCTCCTAATTGCTGTGATCCTTTGTGTTATATTCATGGCGGTTGAAGTGGTTGGAGGCATCAAAGCAAACAGTCTTGCAATCTTGACTGATGCTGCCCATCTCCTTTCGGATGTTGCAGCCTTTGCCATATCTTTGTTCTCCCTATGGGCAGCTGGTTGGGAAGCGACACCTCAGCAGTCATATGGATTTTTCCGTATAGAGATTCTTGGGGCATTGGTTTCCATTCAGCTTATATGGCTCCTCGCTGGCATACTTGTCTACGAAGCTATTATGAGGCTCATTAATGAAAGCGGCGAGGTACAGGGCTCCCTCATGTTTGCTGTATCAGCTTTTGGTTTGTTTGTTAACATCATAATGGCAGTGTTGCTTGGTCATGACCATGGGCACGGTGGACATGGGCACAGCCATGGTCATGGCCATGGACATTCACATGACCACGATCACGGTAACTCAGAGGATGACCATTCCCATCATGGAGATCATGAGCAGGGCCATGTACATCACCATGAGCACAGCCATGGTACTTCTATTACTGTTACAACTAATCATCACTCTCATTCGAGCACTGGACAACATCAGGATGTTGAGCAACCATTGCTTAAACATGATGGAGATTGTGAGAGTGCCCAGCCTGGAGCCAAGCCTGCTAAGAAGCCTCGCCGTAACATCAATGTTCACAGTGCCTATCTGCATGTAATTGGGGACTCCATCCAGAGCATCGGCGTAATGATTGGAGGGGCTCTCATCTGGTACAAGCCGGAATGGAAGATTATTGATCTCATATGCACCCTCATCTTCTCTGTGATTGTACTATTCACCACAATCAAGATGATCCGGAACATACTTGAGGTCCTTATGGAGAGCACCCCCCGTGAGATCGATGCCACCAGGCTTGAGAGTGGTCTCCGTGAGATGGAAGGTGTGATTGCTGTCCATGAGCTGCACATCTGGGCTATCACAGTGGGGAAGGTGCTCTTGGCATGCCATGTGACGATCACGCAGGATGCGGATGCTGATAAAATGCTTGACAAGGTCATTGGCTACATCAAGGCAGAGTACAACATCAGTCATGTGACCATTCAGATTGAGCGAGAGTAA